A genomic segment from Luteolibacter ambystomatis encodes:
- a CDS encoding toll/interleukin-1 receptor domain-containing protein, which produces MDTEANVRRYWAFISYSHTDKAWADWLHKSLERYPLPKDLVGRKTPSEDPAPKRFVPVFRDREELPTATDLGAVIAKALKHARFLVVICSPRSAKSQWVEQEIISYKRLYGENRVLCLIVEGEPWASDGKPGSSPDQECFPKAVRYRLGANGNLSDQRTEPIAADARETGDGKQNAFIKLMAGLLGVGFDDLRRRDQEYQRRRVRIFRALTGLFALLFLAAISAATYAAIQKHKVQQTLSQADLQLALVARDKDEVSQSAAYLARSLRSDPANREAAVAAWSLLAHRQHHAPVGPALRHPNAVVAAVGSADEKWIATGSGSEVYLWSRPDHKLVTKQSPDGSPVTAFSLDTDRKGFVVSTRSGKIHHLSFDSLKPFSEPIATGSVPAIQVTWSPKGDQLAVALAGDDAGSNGGTLVRFAADGRELERIPATHLVPKVIAWSPDGTRLAVAGDSPNVLLATIGEKSSATQTLKSKLAVTGLHFITADQLTTIDVFTGLQTWDLVKGIPSEAKQLAPSVSGAAFSPDGRSFLGTRRGPAAYVYDSSTGKIATEPISPGFTISNARWLDNRHVLLTSENGLAQVRRIRNAIPAAAAVCVPDGYPEAVALHADGFTLAVAYTEDSLVRFYDTRTMTATGHPVRFPSKVLSLGFSDDGKTLAVLGWDGHLHTTRWEHALKIETGKDLIAPPTTSSYSKATLGQFAPKGNVLAIPDGRELIFADLLTGTIKTRKQFDRKVASLAWTDDGSTLLVAREDQLLSFQRPDGSPAPNRPVIRLNAPAIELADGGERVAVLSNADRIDCFDSHSGAPSGTSFQAGANITGLKWDAAHEWVIAGDMDGRASLWDPTAGQALGHLPRSGNIWHGGVTLPGRSAELLRLDESMTVVPLLPPGRVPDWLPSFLEGFCGNRLAEKKDDTLIDVDAWRSSDAAPSPGEKGPWVDLYYWLMNDAADRPAAPGSTFNESQTRDNLMLQEKSEQLIRLQKTIQEEWNSNETPRMQKAADLLDNAIALLPGNTANHKVKVLMATTVGNAGLIRNANLGLAAASDATLIEILDAKAEAAKQCLAMTPPQTDQARALIDEILKENPEHAATLELRKQLK; this is translated from the coding sequence ATGGATACCGAAGCCAACGTGCGCCGCTACTGGGCGTTCATCAGCTACAGCCACACCGACAAGGCGTGGGCGGATTGGCTTCACAAATCCCTGGAACGTTACCCGTTGCCCAAGGATCTGGTTGGTCGCAAGACCCCGTCGGAAGACCCCGCACCGAAACGCTTCGTGCCCGTGTTCCGGGATCGCGAGGAACTGCCCACGGCCACCGATCTCGGTGCGGTCATCGCCAAGGCGCTGAAGCACGCCCGCTTCCTCGTCGTCATCTGTTCCCCACGCAGCGCGAAGTCGCAATGGGTCGAGCAGGAGATCATTTCCTACAAGCGACTCTATGGCGAAAACCGCGTCCTGTGCCTGATTGTCGAAGGTGAACCATGGGCCAGCGATGGCAAACCCGGCAGCTCTCCGGATCAGGAATGCTTTCCCAAAGCCGTGCGCTATCGCCTGGGTGCGAATGGCAATCTATCGGACCAACGCACCGAACCCATCGCCGCGGATGCGCGCGAAACCGGTGATGGCAAGCAGAACGCCTTCATCAAACTCATGGCCGGGCTCCTCGGCGTGGGATTCGATGATCTCCGCCGCCGCGATCAGGAATACCAGCGCCGCCGCGTGCGGATCTTCCGCGCACTAACAGGTCTCTTCGCCCTGCTCTTCCTGGCCGCCATCTCCGCCGCCACCTATGCGGCGATCCAGAAGCACAAGGTCCAGCAGACCCTCAGCCAGGCCGATCTCCAGCTCGCCCTGGTCGCACGGGACAAGGACGAGGTTTCCCAAAGCGCGGCCTATCTCGCGCGCTCGCTGCGATCCGATCCGGCCAATCGCGAGGCCGCCGTCGCCGCATGGTCATTGCTCGCCCATCGTCAACACCATGCACCAGTCGGTCCCGCTCTGCGTCATCCCAATGCCGTCGTGGCGGCCGTCGGCTCTGCTGATGAAAAGTGGATCGCCACCGGCAGCGGCAGCGAGGTCTATCTCTGGTCGCGACCGGATCACAAGCTGGTCACGAAGCAATCGCCCGATGGCTCACCCGTGACCGCCTTCTCGTTGGACACGGATAGGAAGGGCTTCGTCGTCTCCACCCGTTCGGGAAAGATCCATCACCTGTCCTTCGATTCACTCAAGCCATTTTCCGAACCGATCGCCACCGGTTCCGTGCCCGCGATCCAGGTGACATGGAGTCCGAAGGGCGATCAACTGGCCGTGGCTCTCGCGGGCGATGACGCCGGCAGCAATGGCGGCACCTTGGTGCGGTTCGCTGCGGATGGTCGCGAACTTGAGCGCATCCCCGCCACACATTTGGTTCCGAAGGTGATCGCTTGGTCGCCGGATGGTACGCGTCTCGCTGTCGCCGGAGATTCACCCAATGTGCTGCTCGCCACCATCGGTGAAAAGTCGTCCGCCACCCAGACACTCAAGTCCAAGCTGGCCGTAACCGGGCTGCACTTCATCACAGCCGATCAACTGACGACCATCGATGTCTTCACCGGTCTGCAAACATGGGATCTGGTGAAGGGCATCCCATCGGAAGCCAAGCAACTCGCGCCCAGCGTATCCGGTGCGGCCTTTTCTCCGGATGGCCGTTCGTTCCTCGGCACGCGCCGTGGCCCGGCCGCCTACGTGTACGATAGTAGCACGGGAAAGATCGCGACCGAACCCATCTCTCCCGGCTTCACGATTTCAAACGCCCGCTGGCTGGACAACCGGCATGTCCTCCTGACCTCGGAAAACGGACTCGCCCAGGTCCGGCGCATCCGGAATGCGATTCCCGCCGCCGCAGCGGTCTGCGTGCCGGACGGCTATCCGGAAGCCGTCGCCTTGCATGCCGATGGATTCACACTGGCGGTCGCCTACACGGAGGACTCGCTTGTTCGGTTCTATGATACCCGCACGATGACAGCGACCGGCCATCCGGTGCGTTTTCCATCCAAAGTGTTGTCGCTGGGCTTCTCCGACGATGGAAAGACACTCGCTGTCTTGGGATGGGACGGTCATCTCCATACCACCCGATGGGAACACGCGTTGAAGATTGAAACCGGCAAGGATCTCATCGCACCGCCCACGACTTCATCCTACAGCAAGGCGACGCTTGGCCAGTTCGCGCCGAAAGGCAATGTGCTCGCCATTCCCGATGGCCGGGAACTGATCTTCGCCGACCTCCTCACCGGCACCATCAAGACACGCAAGCAATTCGACCGCAAGGTGGCCTCCCTTGCCTGGACGGATGATGGATCGACTCTGCTGGTCGCCCGCGAGGATCAACTGCTCTCGTTCCAGCGCCCCGATGGTTCCCCCGCCCCCAACCGGCCGGTGATCCGTCTCAATGCCCCGGCTATCGAACTGGCGGATGGCGGAGAGCGCGTGGCCGTGCTGTCGAATGCGGACCGCATCGATTGTTTCGACAGTCACAGCGGGGCTCCCAGCGGCACCAGTTTCCAAGCTGGCGCCAATATCACCGGGCTGAAGTGGGATGCCGCTCATGAATGGGTCATCGCGGGTGACATGGATGGCCGCGCCAGCCTGTGGGATCCCACCGCCGGCCAGGCCCTCGGCCACCTGCCGCGATCCGGCAACATCTGGCACGGCGGTGTGACCTTGCCGGGACGTTCCGCCGAACTGCTGCGCTTGGATGAATCCATGACGGTCGTACCACTGCTTCCACCCGGTCGCGTTCCGGATTGGCTGCCATCCTTCCTGGAAGGATTCTGTGGCAACCGCCTCGCGGAGAAGAAGGACGACACGTTGATCGACGTGGACGCGTGGCGTTCCTCCGATGCTGCACCTTCGCCCGGCGAGAAAGGACCTTGGGTAGACCTCTACTATTGGCTGATGAATGATGCAGCCGATCGCCCTGCCGCACCAGGCTCGACCTTCAACGAATCGCAAACGCGCGACAATCTCATGCTGCAGGAGAAATCCGAGCAACTCATCCGCCTGCAGAAGACCATCCAGGAGGAATGGAACTCGAATGAAACGCCGCGCATGCAGAAGGCCGCGGATCTTCTCGACAACGCCATCGCACTCCTGCCGGGCAATACCGCCAATCACAAGGTGAAGGTGCTGATGGCCACCACCGTCGGAAACGCCGGACTCATCCGGAATGCGAACCTTGGTCTCGCCGCCGCCAGCGATGCCACGCTCATCGAGATCCTCGATGCGAAAGCGGAAGCCGCGAAGCAATGCCTTGCCATGACTCCGCCGCAAACGGACCAAGCCCGTGCGTTGATCGATGAGATCTTGAAGGAGAATCCGGAGCACGCCGCCACGCTCGAACTGCGGAAGCAGCTGAAGTAA
- a CDS encoding GNAT family N-acetyltransferase, with product MEHSTRKMITFRRINLGEGLLYKEVRLASLRDSPEAFSSTLVDAMLRSDDSWHAQADQSARGSDRATFLATDERPVGLAALYRDERFEHTTELIQMWVSPEQRSRGLSRKLLSFAVNWAQANGYRTIRAEVMPDNLRALRFYERYGFVRSGEVSKHTEAGVILMLDVEQAGALFYESS from the coding sequence TTGGAACATTCGACCCGAAAGATGATTACGTTTCGAAGGATCAATCTTGGAGAAGGCCTGCTCTACAAGGAGGTTCGTCTGGCCTCGCTGCGCGATTCGCCGGAGGCATTTTCCTCCACGCTCGTGGACGCCATGCTCCGGTCGGACGATAGCTGGCATGCACAGGCGGATCAAAGCGCCCGAGGTTCCGATAGGGCGACGTTCCTTGCGACCGACGAACGGCCGGTGGGACTGGCCGCGTTGTATCGCGATGAGCGATTCGAACACACGACGGAGCTTATCCAAATGTGGGTGTCTCCGGAGCAGCGCTCACGCGGACTGTCGCGGAAGCTCCTCTCCTTCGCGGTGAACTGGGCACAGGCCAACGGCTACCGGACGATTCGCGCCGAGGTCATGCCGGACAACCTGCGGGCACTTCGATTTTACGAAAGGTATGGTTTCGTCCGGTCCGGGGAAGTCTCAAAACACACGGAAGCGGGAGTCATTCTGATGCTCGATGTCGAACAAGCCGGTGCTCTTTTTTATGAGAGTTCGTGA
- the smc gene encoding chromosome segregation protein SMC — translation MYLKTLEIHGFKSFADKTLIEFDRGVTGIVGPNGCGKSNVVDAIRWVLGETSAKALRGGEMADVIFNGTERRKPLGMAEVTLTMADCEEALKVDYNEVSITRRVYRDGRSEYRINNTLCRLKDIHDMLMDTGIGRTAYSIMAQGQIDQILSSKPEERRMVFEEAAGITKYKREKKEALRKLEYTEANLLRVSDVLAEQDRRMNSLKRQVAKARRYQALAGDVRILDTHLGHKKFVEITAELGELKTSVRGLEVREAEIEQQLPAKEETVSEARAAARAFEGELAELRQQLNEHRNALSAAEGRIAFNEERKAELESRIRQNHEDIEDTREKLARQEFEFISANEELESLTRRIIEQENQLAEHEERSRFSKAERESIENNLREARGEANRTQALVASHQARIEAALSQLEGTRERARQLGEEEERLMLELEEFRAEQMRFQDEVSENAARITEFEEAFQKAERTFQHTRGDLDAARTAAAEVHKVLAQRSSRLDVVRQLVASGEGFEKGTRSVLGGLDQPDHFKPGLLGVLAGLIEADNSCARAIEAALGGHLQAVLVTEAKLAEEIIGRLAEKKLGVAAVLPTEFIGHASGTQMQSLPEGAVAWALDRVKSDSRVTAVLERLLDHVLIVPDLATAVKLRGSLPGTTFATLNGELLGAEGVIRGGAAGDGSASVLERQNEVRSLETEVAELTRSEEEARARVEELEHRLTETQEEVEVSRERLQRQKVEVSTLQGQLTLATREVENYETKLENVRWERGELDQRERAAAEARESLENELASARERLEGLDSDQRRLQTEADSAARREAEFAEGLNELRTSLAVERRAKQAAEEQQRPMEARLAELREVSMRRESEISSFEQRIEAATAESAALAEQSETHRYEAEDLQVEIDSRSASRTGLLEAIEQAESVLGDLRRQHSRITEQKGREEVAATKLELRLESLVQTILERHQVELLSFEPDAHALLSCIASQKSQQARGGRQTVVSSEDGDEDEMETMVVNAAVGEKIEIPGEMTGEPDWSFVESVVGDLKRRLDSMGPVNLDAIEEYEELEERNTFLRNQHEDLMRSKNELMEVIERINEETKRRFSETFAQVRINFRDMFKELFGEQGKADLMLIDENDPLESGIEVIAKPPGKKLQSISLLSGGERSMTAVALLFSIYMIKPSPFCVLDELDAPLDESNINRFVKVLDRFIDNSQFIIVTHSKRTMARADVMYGVTMEEFGVSKPVGMRLTSADNVGKNEGKTAAQKAALRLDA, via the coding sequence ATGTATCTAAAGACTCTCGAAATCCACGGCTTCAAGTCGTTCGCCGACAAGACCCTGATCGAGTTCGACCGCGGCGTGACCGGCATTGTCGGTCCAAACGGCTGTGGCAAATCGAACGTGGTGGACGCGATCCGCTGGGTGCTGGGGGAAACCTCCGCCAAGGCGCTGCGCGGCGGTGAAATGGCGGACGTCATCTTCAATGGCACCGAGCGCCGCAAGCCGCTGGGCATGGCCGAGGTGACCCTGACCATGGCCGACTGCGAAGAGGCCCTGAAGGTGGACTACAATGAGGTCTCGATCACCCGCCGCGTGTATCGTGACGGTCGCTCCGAGTATCGCATCAACAACACGCTGTGCCGCCTGAAGGACATCCATGACATGCTCATGGACACGGGCATCGGCCGCACCGCCTACTCGATCATGGCGCAGGGCCAGATCGACCAGATCCTTTCCTCGAAGCCGGAAGAGCGCCGCATGGTGTTCGAAGAGGCCGCGGGCATCACCAAGTACAAGCGCGAGAAAAAGGAAGCGCTTCGCAAGCTGGAATACACCGAAGCCAATCTGCTGCGTGTGTCCGACGTGCTCGCGGAGCAGGACCGCCGCATGAACTCGCTCAAGCGCCAGGTGGCGAAGGCACGCCGTTACCAGGCACTCGCCGGTGATGTCCGCATTCTCGATACCCATCTCGGGCACAAGAAGTTCGTGGAAATCACCGCGGAACTCGGAGAGCTGAAGACCTCTGTGCGAGGCCTTGAGGTGCGTGAGGCCGAGATCGAGCAGCAGCTTCCGGCGAAGGAAGAGACCGTTAGCGAAGCCCGCGCCGCCGCCCGTGCGTTCGAAGGCGAGTTGGCCGAACTCCGCCAGCAGCTCAATGAGCATCGCAATGCCTTGTCCGCCGCCGAAGGCCGCATCGCCTTTAACGAAGAGCGCAAGGCCGAGCTGGAGAGCCGCATCCGCCAGAACCATGAGGACATCGAGGACACCCGCGAGAAGCTTGCCCGCCAGGAGTTCGAATTCATTTCCGCCAATGAAGAGCTGGAGTCGCTGACCCGCCGCATCATCGAGCAGGAAAACCAGCTCGCCGAACACGAGGAGCGCAGCCGTTTTTCGAAAGCCGAACGTGAGTCGATCGAGAACAACCTGCGTGAGGCCCGCGGCGAGGCGAACCGCACGCAGGCGCTGGTGGCGTCGCATCAGGCCCGCATCGAGGCCGCGCTGTCGCAGCTCGAAGGCACCCGTGAACGTGCCCGTCAGCTCGGCGAAGAAGAAGAGCGCCTGATGCTGGAATTGGAGGAGTTCCGCGCCGAGCAGATGCGTTTCCAGGATGAAGTCTCGGAGAACGCCGCGCGCATCACCGAGTTCGAGGAAGCGTTCCAGAAGGCGGAGCGCACGTTCCAACACACCCGTGGCGATCTCGATGCCGCACGCACCGCCGCCGCGGAGGTGCACAAGGTGCTGGCCCAGCGTTCATCGCGTCTCGATGTGGTGCGCCAGCTCGTGGCCAGCGGCGAAGGCTTTGAAAAGGGCACACGCAGCGTGCTGGGTGGTCTGGACCAACCGGATCATTTCAAGCCGGGTCTGCTCGGCGTGCTCGCTGGTCTGATCGAGGCGGACAACAGTTGCGCCCGTGCGATCGAAGCCGCGCTCGGCGGTCATCTCCAAGCCGTGCTCGTCACCGAGGCCAAGCTGGCGGAAGAGATCATCGGCCGCCTTGCCGAGAAGAAGCTCGGCGTGGCTGCGGTGCTGCCGACGGAGTTCATCGGCCATGCATCTGGCACCCAGATGCAATCGCTGCCGGAAGGTGCGGTGGCCTGGGCTTTGGATCGCGTGAAGTCGGACAGCCGCGTGACCGCCGTGCTGGAACGCCTGCTCGATCACGTGCTCATTGTTCCGGATCTCGCGACCGCCGTAAAGCTGCGCGGCTCACTGCCGGGCACCACGTTCGCCACGTTGAATGGTGAGCTGCTCGGTGCCGAAGGTGTGATCCGCGGCGGTGCCGCCGGTGATGGCTCGGCCTCCGTGCTGGAGCGTCAGAATGAGGTTCGTTCGCTCGAAACCGAAGTCGCCGAGCTCACACGCTCTGAGGAAGAAGCCCGCGCCCGCGTGGAAGAACTCGAACACCGACTGACCGAAACGCAGGAGGAGGTGGAAGTCTCCCGCGAGCGACTGCAGCGCCAGAAGGTGGAGGTTTCCACCCTGCAAGGCCAGCTTACGCTCGCCACCCGCGAGGTGGAAAACTACGAGACCAAGCTGGAGAACGTCCGCTGGGAACGTGGTGAACTCGACCAGCGCGAACGCGCCGCCGCCGAGGCCCGCGAGTCGCTGGAGAACGAACTCGCTTCCGCACGTGAGCGCCTTGAAGGCCTCGATAGCGACCAGCGCCGTCTTCAGACCGAGGCCGATTCGGCTGCACGCCGCGAAGCCGAGTTTGCCGAAGGCCTCAACGAACTCCGCACCTCACTCGCCGTTGAGCGTCGCGCCAAGCAGGCCGCCGAGGAACAACAGCGTCCGATGGAAGCCCGCCTCGCCGAATTGCGCGAGGTGAGCATGCGCCGTGAGTCGGAGATCTCTTCCTTCGAGCAACGCATCGAGGCCGCCACCGCCGAAAGCGCGGCACTTGCCGAACAAAGCGAGACCCACCGCTATGAAGCGGAGGATCTCCAGGTAGAGATCGATTCGCGCTCTGCCAGCCGCACCGGCCTGTTGGAAGCCATCGAACAGGCCGAGTCCGTGCTCGGCGACCTGCGCCGCCAGCACTCGCGCATCACCGAGCAGAAGGGGCGCGAGGAAGTCGCCGCGACCAAGCTGGAGCTGCGCTTGGAAAGTCTCGTCCAGACGATTCTCGAGCGCCATCAGGTCGAGCTTCTCTCGTTCGAACCGGATGCCCATGCGCTGCTTTCCTGCATCGCTTCTCAGAAATCGCAGCAGGCCCGCGGCGGTCGCCAGACGGTGGTTAGCTCCGAGGATGGCGATGAGGACGAAATGGAGACGATGGTGGTCAATGCCGCTGTCGGAGAGAAAATTGAGATCCCCGGTGAGATGACCGGCGAGCCTGATTGGTCGTTCGTCGAATCGGTCGTCGGTGATCTCAAGCGCCGTCTTGATTCGATGGGGCCCGTGAACCTCGATGCCATCGAGGAATACGAGGAACTCGAAGAGCGGAACACCTTCCTCCGCAACCAGCACGAAGACCTGATGCGTTCGAAGAACGAACTCATGGAGGTGATCGAGCGCATCAACGAGGAAACCAAGCGCCGCTTCTCCGAAACCTTTGCCCAGGTGCGCATCAACTTCCGCGACATGTTCAAGGAACTCTTCGGCGAGCAGGGCAAGGCCGACCTCATGCTCATCGATGAAAATGATCCGCTTGAGTCCGGCATCGAGGTCATCGCCAAGCCGCCGGGCAAGAAGCTCCAGTCGATCTCGCTGCTGTCCGGTGGCGAGCGCTCGATGACCGCCGTGGCGCTGCTGTTCTCGATTTATATGATCAAGCCGAGTCCGTTCTGCGTGCTCGACGAGCTGGACGCGCCGCTGGACGAGTCGAATATCAACCGCTTCGTCAAGGTGCTGGACCGCTTCATTGACAACAGCCAGTTCATCATCGTGACCCACTCGAAGCGCACCATGGCCCGCGCGGACGTGATGTATGGCGTGACGATGGAAGAGTTCGGCGTGTCGAAGCCGGTGGGCATGCGTCTCACCAGCGCCGACAACGTCGGCAAGAACGAAGGGAAGACCGCCGCGCAGAAAGCGGCGCTGCGATTGGACGCCTGA
- a CDS encoding Gfo/Idh/MocA family protein: MNTRTIGIILNGVTGRMGTNQHLVRSILAIRDQGGVVCGDTRVIPDPILTGRNADKLQGLAKKYNVERWSTDLDAVLADSYNEIFFDASGTPYRVGFLEKAIAAGKHIYCEKPTAVSLDEAVRIARVAEAAGVKNGVVQDKLWLPGLRKFQLLKEQGFFGKILSVRGEFGYWVFTGEHEGQPIQRPSWNYREEDGGGMIIDMHCHWRYVIDNLFGNVNRVFCKAATHIPVRYDESGKAFDCTADDSAYAIFETETGITCQFNSSWNVRVRRDDLFTMQVDGTEGSAIVGLRKCWVQHQSVTPRPVWNPDIDSPINYYDRWTEVPDQVNFENAFKIQWELFLKHVVADEPFRWSLLDGAKGVQLAELSWKSHHEGRWIDVPELV, translated from the coding sequence ATGAACACCCGCACCATCGGCATCATTCTGAACGGCGTCACCGGACGCATGGGCACCAACCAGCACCTCGTGCGCTCGATCCTCGCCATCCGTGACCAGGGCGGCGTGGTTTGTGGTGACACCCGCGTGATCCCGGACCCGATTCTCACCGGCCGCAATGCCGACAAGCTCCAGGGTCTTGCAAAGAAATACAACGTCGAGCGTTGGTCCACGGACCTCGATGCCGTGCTGGCGGATTCCTACAATGAAATTTTCTTCGATGCCTCCGGCACGCCCTATCGTGTCGGCTTCCTTGAGAAGGCCATCGCCGCGGGCAAGCACATTTACTGCGAGAAGCCGACCGCGGTTTCGCTCGATGAAGCCGTCCGCATCGCCCGTGTGGCCGAGGCCGCCGGAGTGAAGAATGGCGTGGTGCAGGACAAGCTGTGGCTGCCCGGCCTGCGGAAATTCCAGCTTCTCAAGGAGCAGGGTTTCTTCGGCAAGATCCTTTCCGTCCGCGGTGAGTTCGGCTACTGGGTCTTCACCGGCGAGCACGAAGGCCAGCCGATCCAACGTCCGAGCTGGAACTACCGCGAGGAAGACGGCGGCGGCATGATCATCGACATGCACTGCCACTGGCGCTACGTGATCGACAATCTTTTCGGCAATGTGAACCGTGTCTTCTGCAAGGCCGCCACCCACATCCCGGTGCGTTACGACGAAAGCGGCAAGGCCTTCGACTGCACCGCGGACGATTCCGCCTACGCCATCTTCGAGACCGAAACCGGCATCACCTGCCAGTTCAATTCCTCATGGAACGTCCGTGTCCGCCGCGATGACCTCTTCACCATGCAGGTGGACGGCACCGAAGGCTCCGCCATCGTCGGCCTCCGCAAGTGCTGGGTCCAGCACCAGAGCGTCACGCCGCGCCCGGTGTGGAACCCGGACATCGACAGCCCGATCAACTACTACGACCGCTGGACCGAAGTGCCGGACCAGGTGAATTTCGAAAACGCCTTCAAGATCCAGTGGGAGCTGTTCCTCAAGCACGTTGTCGCCGATGAGCCGTTCCGCTGGTCGCTGCTCGATGGCGCCAAGGGCGTCCAGCTTGCCGAACTGAGCTGGAAGTCCCACCACGAAGGCCGCTGGATCGACGTGCCGGAACTGGTTTGA
- a CDS encoding sugar phosphate isomerase/epimerase family protein, with amino-acid sequence MTPDQLAIHTFTNKPWSIDECVEHYSRRGFGGLSVWRETVAGEDLGRVRRKIADSGLRGVSYVRGGFFTGLDAGARQRGIDDNLAVIRECEALGLPMIVLVSGATVGQGPVENFEQIAEGIAAILPAAEAAGIKLAIEPLHPMYAGDRCAVASMRDANWLCDQLDHPLVGVAADVFHIWWERDLEQQIQTCADKGRLFAFHVCEFKPDFDHVLLDRGLPGEGVNASARIAKMVKAAGFNGLTEVEIFSRKYWAENQHVFLDKIAASCADL; translated from the coding sequence ATGACTCCAGACCAGCTCGCGATCCATACCTTCACCAACAAGCCGTGGTCCATCGACGAATGCGTCGAACACTACTCACGGCGGGGATTCGGCGGGCTGTCTGTCTGGCGGGAAACGGTTGCGGGCGAGGATCTCGGCCGCGTCCGCAGGAAGATCGCGGACAGCGGGCTACGAGGGGTGTCGTACGTCCGCGGCGGTTTCTTCACGGGATTGGATGCTGGTGCGCGCCAACGCGGGATTGATGACAATCTCGCGGTGATCAGGGAATGCGAGGCACTGGGTCTGCCCATGATCGTGTTGGTCAGTGGCGCGACGGTGGGGCAGGGGCCGGTCGAGAATTTCGAACAGATCGCCGAGGGTATCGCCGCCATCCTGCCAGCCGCCGAGGCCGCCGGGATCAAGCTGGCCATCGAGCCGCTGCATCCGATGTATGCCGGTGATCGGTGTGCCGTGGCCTCCATGCGCGATGCGAACTGGCTGTGCGACCAGCTCGATCATCCGCTCGTCGGCGTGGCGGCGGATGTTTTCCACATCTGGTGGGAGCGTGATCTGGAACAGCAGATCCAAACTTGCGCGGACAAGGGGCGGCTGTTCGCTTTCCACGTCTGCGAGTTCAAGCCGGACTTCGATCATGTCCTCCTTGATCGCGGCCTGCCCGGTGAGGGCGTGAATGCCTCCGCCCGCATCGCGAAAATGGTGAAGGCCGCCGGTTTCAACGGCCTCACCGAGGTCGAGATTTTCTCCCGCAAATACTGGGCCGAGAACCAGCACGTCTTCCTCGACAAGATCGCCGCCTCCTGCGCGGACCTATGA
- a CDS encoding LacI family DNA-binding transcriptional regulator has translation MATIYDIAAEAGVSASTVSRALKGSRLVSDDVRERVEKVARELGFERRTVRRHRGRAILSVRLVLPHHDNPERALFYDFEQLIIGLREGLAPSSCNLICDTGGENYDPFPHKKGGDTDAFIFAFHEPDASVLATLKKRSIPVVVLNRNLTGVPCVTSDYASGMGDLVEHVITGAKGKEIKAAFIGIESANVVFRERLEGWTKALAARGLAPDHEKQVAYFENFKSIDTASVKKLAAQFNVLFCVNDLVATAVLAELARAGISVPEQCQVTGFDDSPVRGLARPLLTTVKMPVHEFAFQAGRELANRIIESTPMPQCIRITGLLLPGQSTFPTS, from the coding sequence ATGGCCACCATTTACGACATCGCAGCCGAAGCCGGCGTTTCCGCTTCCACCGTTTCACGCGCCCTGAAGGGGTCGCGGCTCGTCAGTGATGACGTGAGGGAACGGGTGGAGAAGGTGGCGCGCGAGCTTGGCTTCGAGCGTCGTACCGTCCGCCGCCACCGTGGCCGGGCGATCCTCAGCGTGCGCCTGGTGCTGCCGCATCACGACAATCCGGAGCGCGCGCTGTTCTATGATTTCGAACAGCTCATCATTGGTCTGCGCGAGGGCCTCGCTCCCTCGAGCTGCAACCTGATCTGCGACACCGGCGGTGAGAACTACGATCCCTTCCCGCACAAGAAGGGCGGGGACACGGACGCTTTCATCTTCGCCTTCCACGAGCCGGATGCCTCGGTGCTGGCCACGCTCAAGAAGCGCTCGATTCCCGTGGTGGTGCTGAACCGCAATCTCACCGGGGTGCCGTGCGTGACCTCCGACTATGCCAGCGGCATGGGGGATCTGGTCGAACACGTGATCACCGGTGCCAAGGGCAAGGAGATCAAGGCCGCCTTCATCGGCATCGAGAGCGCCAACGTGGTCTTTCGCGAACGCCTCGAAGGTTGGACCAAGGCGCTCGCCGCCCGCGGCCTCGCTCCGGATCACGAGAAGCAGGTCGCCTACTTCGAGAACTTCAAATCCATCGACACCGCCTCGGTGAAGAAGCTGGCGGCGCAGTTCAACGTGCTGTTCTGCGTGAACGACCTCGTCGCCACCGCCGTGCTCGCCGAGCTGGCCCGCGCGGGCATCTCCGTGCCGGAACAGTGCCAGGTGACCGGCTTCGATGACTCGCCGGTCCGCGGCCTCGCCCGTCCGCTCCTCACCACCGTGAAGATGCCGGTGCATGAGTTCGCCTTCCAGGCGGGACGCGAACTCGCCAACCGCATCATTGAATCCACGCCCATGCCGCAGTGCATCCGCATCACCGGATTGCTGCTGCCGGGGCAATCGACCTTTCCCACCTCCTGA